From one Simplicispira suum genomic stretch:
- a CDS encoding glycerol-3-phosphate dehydrogenase/oxidase gives MNPSPTRAAALAQLPAQTWDLVVIGGGISGAGVAQQAARRGWSVLLLEQRDFAWGTSSRSSKLVHGGLRYLKEGDIQTTLHSVRERQRLLREAPGLVEPQSFLFADCPGRKPGRWLMQTGLVVYDLMAGNHGVRDSHFYADLATTQALAPGLAPPGLRGALVFQDAKTDDARLVWRVLLEAQRDGATLLNYMAVESLHTANGKVTGVVTKDSLTGQSHTVQARAVVNATGAWADRLRAGVGAAPLLRPLRGSHLVLPFWRLPVAQSISFMHPKDGRPVFFYPWEGATLVGTTDLDHRLDLDVEASITPAEVAYLLDAVNDQFPAAQVTAADISACYAGVRPVIDDGQQDASKATRDHVVRDESGLITLAGGKLTTFRLMAQDALALAAPHAGKAFEKDDAPLFTPAPSLNPRWSPAVRQRLTARYGAYAAEWSEGVHDGDLHRIPGTETLWLELAIAARFEAVQHLGDLLLRRTRLGILLPRGGLDHLPRIRELCAPHLTWDEVRWEHEVDRYRDLIAAHYQPPGAAQALGAAQALGAAQALGAAQALGAAQALGAAQALGAAQALGAAQALGAAQALGAAQALGAAQALGAAQALGAAQALGAAQALGAAQALGSDHDFAQRNSCSDPDPGTDPNSGTAAQHATR, from the coding sequence GTGAATCCCTCCCCAACGCGCGCCGCCGCGCTCGCGCAGTTGCCCGCGCAGACCTGGGACCTCGTCGTCATCGGCGGCGGCATCAGCGGCGCGGGCGTGGCGCAGCAGGCCGCGCGGCGCGGCTGGAGCGTGCTGCTGCTCGAACAACGCGACTTTGCCTGGGGCACGTCCAGCCGCTCCTCCAAACTGGTGCACGGCGGGCTGCGCTACCTCAAGGAAGGCGACATCCAAACCACCCTGCACTCGGTGCGCGAACGCCAGCGCCTGCTGCGCGAAGCCCCGGGTCTGGTGGAGCCGCAAAGCTTTCTGTTCGCCGACTGCCCCGGCCGCAAGCCCGGCCGCTGGCTGATGCAGACCGGCCTGGTGGTGTACGACCTGATGGCCGGAAACCATGGGGTGCGGGACAGCCACTTCTACGCCGACCTGGCCACCACGCAGGCCCTGGCACCGGGCCTGGCGCCACCCGGCCTGCGCGGCGCGCTGGTGTTTCAGGACGCCAAGACCGACGACGCCCGCCTGGTCTGGCGCGTACTGCTCGAAGCCCAGCGCGACGGCGCCACACTGCTCAACTACATGGCCGTTGAAAGCCTGCACACGGCCAACGGCAAAGTCACCGGCGTGGTGACCAAAGACAGCCTCACCGGCCAAAGCCACACTGTGCAGGCCCGCGCCGTGGTCAACGCCACCGGCGCCTGGGCCGACCGCCTGCGCGCAGGCGTGGGCGCTGCGCCGCTGCTCCGCCCGCTGCGCGGCAGCCATTTGGTGCTGCCGTTCTGGCGCCTGCCGGTGGCGCAAAGCATAAGCTTCATGCACCCCAAAGACGGCCGCCCGGTGTTCTTCTACCCCTGGGAAGGCGCGACGCTGGTGGGCACCACCGACCTGGACCACCGGCTGGACCTGGATGTGGAGGCGAGCATCACCCCTGCGGAGGTGGCCTATTTGCTCGACGCCGTGAACGACCAGTTCCCCGCCGCGCAGGTCACCGCCGCCGACATCAGCGCCTGCTACGCCGGCGTGCGCCCTGTCATTGACGACGGCCAGCAGGATGCATCCAAGGCCACGCGCGACCATGTGGTGCGCGACGAATCGGGCCTGATCACGCTGGCGGGCGGCAAGCTCACCACGTTTCGGCTGATGGCGCAGGATGCGCTGGCGCTAGCGGCGCCGCACGCGGGCAAGGCGTTTGAGAAAGACGATGCGCCCCTGTTCACCCCTGCCCCAAGTCTCAACCCCCGCTGGAGCCCCGCCGTACGCCAGCGCCTCACTGCACGCTACGGCGCGTACGCGGCCGAGTGGAGTGAAGGTGTCCACGACGGCGACCTGCATCGCATCCCCGGCACCGAAACCCTGTGGCTGGAACTGGCCATCGCGGCCCGGTTTGAGGCCGTGCAGCACCTGGGCGACCTGCTGCTGCGCCGCACGCGGCTGGGCATTCTTTTGCCGCGCGGTGGCCTGGACCATCTGCCGCGCATCCGCGAACTCTGCGCCCCGCATCTAACGTGGGACGAGGTGCGCTGGGAGCACGAGGTGGACCGCTATCGCGATCTCATCGCCGCGCATTACCAGCCGCCGGGCGCGGCGCAGGCATTGGGCGCGGCGCAGGCATTGGGCGCGGCGCAGGCATTGGGCGCGGCGCAGGCATTGGGCGCGGCGCAGGCATTGGGCGCGGCGCAGGCATTGGGCGCGGCGCAGGCATTGGGCGCGGCGCAGGCATTGGGCGCGGCGCAGGCATTGGGCGCGGCGCAGGCATTGGGCGCGGCGCAGGCATTGGGCGCGGCGCAGGCATTGGGCGCGGCGCAGGCATTGGGCGCGGCGCAGGCATTGGGCGCGGCGCAGGCATTGGGGTCAGATCACGATTTCGCACAGCGAAACTCGTGCTCTGACCCCGATCCCGGAACAGATCCCAATTCCGGAACGGCTGCACAGCATGCAACACGCTGA
- a CDS encoding FGGY-family carbohydrate kinase, with product MPAPYLLAIDNGTQSVRALLFDLQGNLVDKSQVAITYQSPEPGWMEADADVFWQALCQACQQLWQTTSVNKSDIAGLVITTQRGTTLALDEHGQPLRPAMIWLDQRRAEHAPRLAWWWEAAFRAIGMRDTVRHFQKEAEANWIAQHQPELWARTRTYLLLSGYLNYRFTGRFVDSIASQVGYVPFDYKKGHWAPPHDWKWQALPITPAMLPELVAAGTVVGEVSAQAAQDTGIPAGLRVLAGAADKACEVLGAGCLTPDIACLSYGTAATINTTTPRYLEATPFIPPYQAAVPGHYNTEVQITRGFWMVNWFKEQFGLHEQQQALQEGVTPESLFDALVGRVPPGAQGLMLQPFWNPGIKVPGPEAKGAVIGFGDVHTRAHLYRAILEGLAYALREAKERIERRGGAPITLVRVSGGGSQSDAAMQITANIFNLPCERPHLYETSGLGAAMIAAVGLGLHADYAAAVAAMSRMGQRFEPEPQHAATYQQLYRRVYCRMYKRLQPLYKDIRAITGYPSHD from the coding sequence ATGCCCGCCCCCTACCTGCTCGCCATCGACAACGGCACGCAAAGCGTGCGCGCCCTGCTGTTCGACCTGCAGGGCAATCTGGTGGACAAATCGCAGGTGGCGATCACCTACCAATCCCCTGAACCCGGCTGGATGGAAGCGGACGCCGATGTGTTCTGGCAAGCCCTGTGCCAGGCCTGCCAACAACTGTGGCAAACCACCAGCGTGAACAAGAGTGACATTGCAGGCCTGGTCATCACCACGCAACGCGGCACCACCCTGGCGCTGGACGAGCACGGCCAGCCCTTGCGCCCGGCCATGATCTGGCTCGACCAGCGCCGCGCCGAGCATGCGCCACGTCTGGCCTGGTGGTGGGAAGCGGCCTTTCGCGCCATTGGCATGCGGGACACCGTGCGCCACTTTCAAAAAGAAGCCGAGGCCAACTGGATCGCCCAGCACCAGCCTGAGCTGTGGGCGCGCACCCGCACCTACTTGCTGCTCTCGGGCTACCTCAACTACCGTTTCACCGGCCGCTTTGTCGATTCGATTGCGTCGCAGGTGGGCTACGTGCCGTTTGACTACAAAAAAGGCCACTGGGCACCACCACACGACTGGAAGTGGCAGGCCCTGCCCATCACGCCCGCCATGCTGCCCGAGCTGGTGGCGGCGGGCACGGTCGTTGGCGAGGTGAGCGCGCAGGCCGCGCAGGACACCGGCATTCCCGCCGGATTGCGGGTGCTCGCAGGCGCCGCCGACAAGGCTTGCGAGGTGCTGGGCGCGGGCTGTCTCACGCCCGACATCGCGTGTCTTTCGTACGGCACCGCCGCCACCATCAACACCACCACGCCGCGCTACCTGGAGGCCACGCCTTTCATTCCGCCCTACCAGGCGGCGGTGCCCGGCCACTACAACACCGAGGTGCAGATTACGCGAGGCTTCTGGATGGTCAACTGGTTCAAGGAGCAGTTTGGCCTGCACGAGCAGCAGCAAGCCTTGCAGGAGGGCGTGACGCCCGAGAGCCTGTTCGACGCGCTGGTGGGCCGCGTGCCGCCCGGCGCCCAGGGCCTCATGCTGCAGCCGTTCTGGAACCCCGGCATCAAGGTGCCCGGCCCCGAGGCCAAGGGCGCGGTCATCGGCTTTGGCGACGTGCACACCCGCGCCCACCTGTACCGCGCCATCCTCGAAGGCCTGGCCTACGCGCTGCGCGAGGCCAAGGAGCGCATCGAACGCCGTGGCGGTGCGCCCATCACCCTGGTGCGCGTCTCGGGCGGCGGCTCGCAGAGCGACGCCGCCATGCAGATCACGGCCAACATCTTCAACCTGCCGTGCGAGCGACCGCATTTGTACGAGACCAGCGGCCTGGGCGCGGCCATGATTGCCGCAGTGGGCCTGGGCCTGCATGCCGACTACGCGGCGGCCGTAGCGGCCATGTCGCGCATGGGCCAGCGCTTTGAGCCGGAACCACAGCACGCAGCCACCTACCAGCAGTTGTACCGGCGCGTCTATTGCCGCATGTACAAGCGTTTGCAGCCGCTGTACAAAGATATCCGCGCGATTACCGGCTACCCTTCACACGATTGA
- a CDS encoding phospholipase, which produces MRTASYALIFAALTGGASSALAWSNHAMVSYRALERMPELSVQVTVEPLEAFLKNEDKAIEALLKDDEDWASKAVDTYPPLPAALVYRADAAKSDAQRRKDFLAALRVSPESRLALYVQPDPWGPAPDPARLLAPTKVNALDKSEEASHVFLRIDPGEMVSALAVVASASDEPDYGMDLNLWSDSNSEAGKTYGFGPIPFGNPTLSFATQAPFHMGFFHEPAILYKAAPFLKRTYPLLRVHQYTSLARLAFDTGHPYWGWRFTGLAMHYVQDLTQPYHASVSPGNSAVRLIGINALAMVGLPKWKNDMIVLLSNRHLALENYESALIRSAAKTRTPSVLGATLHDTSLDPNYPAWTDRYVRDVVSKEAYDAGTATDHSLVKTLPARYVSDPSFDFGVQSAKIDLIQELAAIDPAQRAHLDTTIADLLGHFGVHSRALVRTMLDGRPAK; this is translated from the coding sequence ATGCGCACTGCTTCCTATGCCCTGATTTTTGCTGCCTTGACCGGCGGTGCCAGCTCCGCCCTCGCCTGGAGCAACCATGCCATGGTCAGCTACCGCGCACTGGAACGCATGCCGGAGCTGAGCGTGCAGGTCACTGTCGAGCCGCTGGAAGCGTTTCTGAAGAACGAGGACAAAGCCATTGAGGCGCTCCTCAAGGACGATGAAGACTGGGCGAGCAAAGCGGTGGATACCTATCCGCCACTGCCCGCAGCGCTCGTCTACCGTGCCGACGCAGCCAAGAGCGATGCCCAGCGCCGCAAGGATTTTCTGGCCGCACTGCGCGTCTCGCCCGAGAGCCGGCTGGCACTCTACGTGCAACCCGATCCCTGGGGCCCCGCACCCGACCCGGCGCGGCTACTGGCGCCGACGAAGGTCAATGCGCTCGACAAATCCGAAGAGGCGAGTCACGTTTTCCTGCGCATTGACCCTGGCGAGATGGTGTCGGCGCTGGCCGTGGTGGCGTCGGCCAGCGATGAGCCGGACTACGGAATGGATCTGAATCTCTGGAGCGACAGCAACTCCGAAGCAGGCAAGACCTACGGCTTTGGCCCGATTCCCTTTGGCAACCCCACGCTGAGTTTTGCCACACAGGCGCCGTTCCACATGGGGTTTTTTCATGAGCCCGCCATCCTCTACAAGGCGGCGCCGTTCCTCAAGCGCACCTATCCGCTGCTGCGCGTGCACCAGTACACCAGCCTGGCGCGCCTGGCGTTCGACACCGGCCACCCGTACTGGGGCTGGCGTTTCACCGGCCTGGCGATGCACTACGTGCAAGACCTGACGCAGCCCTACCACGCCAGCGTCTCGCCCGGCAACAGCGCAGTGCGGCTGATCGGCATCAATGCGCTGGCCATGGTGGGTCTGCCCAAGTGGAAGAACGACATGATCGTGCTGCTGTCCAACCGCCACCTGGCTCTGGAGAATTACGAAAGCGCCCTGATTCGCTCAGCCGCCAAAACGCGCACGCCCAGCGTTCTGGGCGCCACGCTGCACGACACCAGCCTGGACCCGAACTACCCTGCCTGGACCGACCGCTACGTGCGCGACGTGGTCAGCAAGGAGGCCTACGACGCCGGCACAGCCACCGACCACTCGCTGGTGAAGACGCTGCCAGCACGCTACGTCTCTGACCCGAGCTTCGATTTTGGCGTGCAGTCGGCAAAGATTGATCTGATCCAGGAGCTTGCTGCCATCGATCCGGCCCAGCGCGCCCATCTCGATACCACCATCGCCGACCTGCTCGGGCACTTTGGTGTTCACAGCCGCGCGCTGGTGCGCACCATGCTGGACGGCAGACCAGCGAAATAG
- a CDS encoding IMPACT family protein, producing MAQTLAGAVQSDLTIKKSRFIGCVQPMQDRASAQAAVDALWKQHPGATHICWALLAGGHSAAVDDGEPGGTAGRPMLEVLRHQDLEGVLATVVRYFGGVKLGAGGLLRAYTDCVAQALKDAEKIPLQRSVQLACRFPYAFEGAIRRELQAAGAHLMDTEHASLVRLVFALPEAGAQALVERLADASHGSVVWDRTDPLSS from the coding sequence ATGGCCCAGACCCTGGCCGGCGCAGTCCAAAGCGATCTGACGATCAAAAAGAGCCGCTTCATTGGTTGCGTGCAACCCATGCAGGACCGCGCCAGCGCCCAGGCGGCGGTGGACGCGCTCTGGAAGCAGCACCCTGGCGCTACGCACATCTGCTGGGCCCTGTTGGCGGGGGGCCACTCGGCGGCGGTGGACGACGGCGAACCCGGCGGCACGGCCGGGCGCCCCATGCTCGAAGTGCTTCGCCACCAGGATCTCGAAGGCGTACTGGCCACCGTGGTGCGCTATTTCGGCGGTGTGAAGCTCGGCGCGGGTGGCCTGCTGCGCGCCTACACCGACTGTGTGGCGCAGGCACTGAAAGACGCGGAAAAAATCCCGCTGCAGCGCAGCGTGCAGCTCGCCTGCCGCTTTCCTTACGCCTTTGAAGGGGCCATTCGGCGCGAGCTACAGGCTGCGGGCGCGCATCTGATGGATACCGAGCACGCCAGCCTGGTGCGCCTGGTGTTCGCTCTGCCGGAGGCCGGCGCGCAGGCGCTGGTGGAGCGCCTGGCCGATGCCTCGCACGGCAGCGTGGTGTGGGATCGTACCGATCCCTTATCGAGCTGA